One genomic region from SAR92 clade bacterium H455 encodes:
- the cobO gene encoding cob(I)yrinic acid a,c-diamide adenosyltransferase: protein MTDNQDKKQQSHQKKMEKLKDNVDASIAAANTERGVSILLTGNGKGKSSSAFGMVMRALGYGYKVGVVQFIKGEQLSGEELYVRDQCPQVTFHQMGTGFTWDTQDRSGDIAAAKTSWAIAEKMLADDSYHLVVLDELTYMLSFKYLEEEQIMAALQNRPDNQSVVVTGRGGGSALSDWADTVSEIKEIKHAYNSGIMARKGVDF from the coding sequence ATGACAGATAATCAGGATAAAAAGCAGCAGTCTCACCAGAAGAAGATGGAGAAGCTAAAAGACAATGTCGACGCCTCAATTGCCGCTGCCAACACGGAGCGCGGTGTGTCGATTTTACTCACCGGCAATGGCAAGGGTAAATCCAGCTCTGCCTTTGGCATGGTGATGCGCGCCCTGGGTTATGGCTACAAGGTGGGTGTGGTGCAGTTTATTAAGGGTGAGCAGCTGTCCGGTGAAGAGCTCTATGTTCGCGATCAGTGCCCTCAGGTGACTTTCCATCAGATGGGTACCGGTTTTACCTGGGACACTCAGGATCGTTCCGGTGATATTGCCGCGGCCAAAACCAGCTGGGCTATAGCTGAAAAAATGCTTGCCGACGACAGCTACCATTTGGTGGTGCTGGATGAGCTTACCTATATGCTGAGCTTTAAGTATCTTGAAGAAGAGCAGATTATGGCTGCGTTGCAAAATCGCCCCGATAATCAGTCAGTAGTAGTGACCGGTCGTGGTGGTGGTTCTGCGCTCTCAGATTGGGCGGATACTGTCTCTGAAATCAAAGAGATCAAGCATGCCTACAACTCTGGCATTATGGCTCGCAAAGGCGTGGACTTCTAA
- a CDS encoding cobalamin-binding protein, whose product MKIVSLLPSATELVCGLGLREQLVGVSHECDYPPSVVGLPILTSSRIPEGLSSDEIDRLVTDQLKNDQALYDLIMETLIDLAPDLIVTQALCDVCAVSGNDVAKAIGSLPGNPQVINLEPICLDDVLETVTLLAEAANRLEQGKSYAAELRGRIDEVAGRSETIPLSFKPRVALLDWLDPLFDGGHWSPEIIDLAGGIPVFGDKREPSQRREWQDLIDAEPDIIFIALCGFNVQRSMQDVELFLKTEGFAELQQRSGTQVYLVDGNAYFSRPGPRLVDALEIMANALHPTIHPLPAGMPAALKQI is encoded by the coding sequence GTGAAAATAGTCTCGTTACTGCCCAGTGCTACCGAACTGGTCTGCGGCCTAGGTCTGCGGGAGCAGCTGGTCGGTGTCTCTCACGAATGTGACTATCCCCCTTCTGTGGTGGGTCTGCCGATTCTTACTAGCTCAAGGATTCCCGAAGGACTGAGCAGCGATGAAATCGACAGGCTGGTTACCGACCAGTTAAAAAATGATCAGGCGCTCTACGATCTGATTATGGAAACATTGATAGATCTGGCTCCGGATTTGATTGTTACCCAGGCCCTCTGCGATGTTTGCGCGGTGTCCGGGAACGATGTGGCCAAAGCTATTGGCAGCTTGCCGGGGAATCCCCAGGTGATCAATCTTGAGCCGATCTGTCTCGACGATGTTCTCGAGACTGTGACTCTGTTGGCTGAGGCGGCCAATAGGCTAGAGCAGGGTAAAAGCTATGCTGCCGAGCTCCGTGGGCGTATAGATGAAGTGGCTGGGCGCTCCGAGACTATTCCTTTGTCCTTCAAACCCCGAGTGGCTCTGTTAGACTGGCTCGATCCGTTATTTGATGGTGGTCACTGGAGCCCAGAAATTATTGATCTGGCTGGTGGCATTCCAGTTTTTGGCGATAAGCGCGAGCCGTCTCAGCGTCGCGAGTGGCAGGATCTGATTGATGCAGAACCCGATATTATTTTTATTGCCCTGTGCGGATTTAATGTTCAGCGCTCAATGCAAGATGTGGAGCTGTTCTTAAAAACAGAGGGCTTCGCCGAATTACAGCAACGCAGTGGCACTCAGGTCTACCTGGTTGATGGCAATGCTTACTTTAGCCGTCCCGGACCACGCCTGGTGGATGCCTTAGAAATTATGGCCAACGCCTTACACCCTACAATCCATCCGCTGCCTGCAGGTATGCCGGCGGCGTTAAAGCAAATTTAG
- a CDS encoding adenine nucleotide alpha hydrolase, producing the protein MTLSASTGIKRVLLSWSSGKDSAWTLYQLQRDPTVEVVGLLTTFNGEFNRSAIHGVRQQLLRLQAEAAGLPLIEIPLPWPCSNEDYESLMGAALDNARIQLQIDAVAFGDLYLEDIRNYRESKMRGTGLELLFPLWQIPTDQLARQMIAGGLKAAITCLDPRVMPEHFAGAQFSTQLLENLAKNVDPCGENGEFHTFAWDGPMFSKPIAVVGGEVVKRDGFVYADLLLEEGP; encoded by the coding sequence ATGACTCTTTCAGCCTCTACAGGGATCAAGCGCGTGCTGCTGTCATGGAGCAGTGGCAAAGACTCGGCTTGGACTCTGTATCAATTGCAGCGGGATCCAACGGTTGAGGTGGTGGGCTTGCTCACCACCTTTAACGGGGAGTTTAATCGCTCAGCGATCCACGGCGTGCGCCAACAGTTGCTGCGCTTACAGGCAGAGGCTGCAGGATTGCCCCTGATTGAAATCCCACTGCCCTGGCCCTGTTCCAATGAGGACTATGAAAGCCTTATGGGCGCTGCCCTGGACAATGCCCGAATTCAGTTGCAAATAGATGCCGTGGCCTTTGGTGATCTCTATTTGGAAGATATTCGCAACTATCGCGAGTCGAAGATGCGGGGCACTGGCCTAGAATTGCTGTTTCCCCTGTGGCAAATTCCCACTGATCAGCTTGCACGACAGATGATTGCAGGGGGCCTTAAAGCAGCGATTACCTGCCTTGATCCACGGGTGATGCCCGAGCATTTTGCCGGCGCTCAATTCTCCACTCAATTACTTGAGAACTTGGCAAAAAATGTTGACCCCTGCGGTGAGAATGGCGAGTTCCACACCTTCGCCTGGGATGGCCCTATGTTTAGCAAGCCCATTGCCGTGGTTGGCGGTGAGGTGGTTAAGCGCGACGGCTTTGTCTATGCTGATTTGCTTTTGGAGGAAGGCCCGTGA